The genomic window GAGATAAAAACTCCCATAACGTATGTTTAAAACGCGCCATCGCTACGAGCGCGTTCACTGCAACTCTTGATTGGGAGTCATCATGAAGCCGTTACATACCTATCTGCGCTTTCCGGCGCTGATCGTATTCCTGTTATTTCTTACCGCTTGTTCAGAAAGCGAAAATCACGCAACTAAAAGCGCAACGATTGCCACGTTGGATGTTTATAAAAGCCGCACCTGTCAATGCTGCCAGCAATGGGTTCACCATATGGAAGATGTTGGTTTTGACACAAAAACCCACCACCCGTCGGACTTGAATCGCATTAAAAATGACTATGGCATAGCACCTGAGTTCCAGTCCTGCCATACAGCAGTGACGAGTAACGGTTATGTGTTCGAAGGCCATATCCCTGCGCGCTTTGTTCAGCAGTTTCTGGAAAACCCTCCTGATGACGCCATCGGCCTTAGTGTGCCCGGCATGCCGGCAGGCAGCCCGGGTATGGAGATGGGTGACAGGTTTACGCCTTACAAGGTATGGCTGCTTAAAAAAGACGGTTCGGCTGACGTGTTTGCATCTGTGAATAGTCGCGATCAGCAATAGGACATATAACGATGAACATTCAATGGGT from Congregibacter litoralis KT71 includes these protein-coding regions:
- a CDS encoding DUF411 domain-containing protein, whose amino-acid sequence is MKPLHTYLRFPALIVFLLFLTACSESENHATKSATIATLDVYKSRTCQCCQQWVHHMEDVGFDTKTHHPSDLNRIKNDYGIAPEFQSCHTAVTSNGYVFEGHIPARFVQQFLENPPDDAIGLSVPGMPAGSPGMEMGDRFTPYKVWLLKKDGSADVFASVNSRDQQ